One Panicum virgatum strain AP13 chromosome 3N, P.virgatum_v5, whole genome shotgun sequence DNA segment encodes these proteins:
- the LOC120667489 gene encoding 14-3-3-like protein D, with protein sequence MSRHLVVTLLQRKEAYKRLIRDRFRPLREIAITIEEEELEDEQMDCIKNFHHSLALKLETACNKVVHFELVLVTVLANEALLLLTGEEKTSFAEKVLMSYQVAYTAVEALPPADPERLSIFLNLLAFWYDVMRESNRNAIDSWKRD encoded by the exons ATGTCACGGCATCTTGTAGTGACCTTATTGCAGAGGAAGGAAGCTTACAAGAGGTTGATTAGAGATAGGTTCAGGCCGCTCAGGGAGATTGCTATAACTATTGAAGAGGAAGAACTAGAGGATGAGCAGATGGACTGCATTAAGAACTTCCACCACTCCCTGGCACTGAAGCTAGAGACTGCTTGCAACAAAGTTGTGCAT TTTGAGCTGGTTCTTGTCACTGTTCTGGCTAATGAGGCTCTGTTGCTGTTG ACCGGGGAAGAGAAGACAAGCTTTGCTGAGAAGGTGCTGATGTCTTATCAG GTAGCATACACAGCAGTGGAAGCATTGCCTCCTGCTGACCCAGAAAGGCTATCTATCTTCCTTAATCTTTTAGCCTTCTGGTACGATGTGATGAGGGAGAGCAACAG GAATGCTATTGACAGCTGGAAGAGAGATTGA